The Phaseolus vulgaris cultivar G19833 chromosome 10, P. vulgaris v2.0, whole genome shotgun sequence DNA window ACTAAGATAGAAAACAAGTATTCTTTGGACTCCATCTACTCTTACtaaaaacttattattatttggaCTGCATTCACTCTTGGTCAAGATTGAGTATTGTTTGAAATGTAGTCACCTTTGGCTAAGATCGAACATTGTTTGGAAAATAGCTATGACCAAGTATTGTTTGGAACACAAACACTCCTCTCCTAACTAAGATTGATTATTGTTTGAAACATAACCACTCATGACTAAGACCAAGTAGTTTTGGATCATAGTCATTCCTAGCTAAACAACGAATTATAAAGAAAGTCATCTAAAAGATTACATATTTGCTTTCTAAAAGAGGTTGACGTCCTAAGATGGATACAAAATAAAGAGTACTCTTTTATGTTGCTAAAGAACACAAACAATGCTCTTGTCTTACAACTAGGACGCAAGGATTGCTTGAAGATTACCAGAGCTTATATTCATAGTTATTGTCATCAACCCTTCtcctttaaaatattttctatatagAGATTAAGAAGAAAGAATTGTTGCAATCCACATCTAAACATAGAGGCGTATTAAATGTTCTTCATGCAACATTATTAATGCATAGCTTTTCTTCAACAACATTCTAATATATGAGATGCCATATCAGACCTACGTGAGTCAACTTTTTTCGAAATTGGAGAAAAGTGTAGGACCTTATAAGGTTGTCATTCTCTTGTTTTAGAAAAGTTATTGACGTGGAACAACTTTAGCACATTGTTTAAGTGATCGAATGTGAACATATTTTTGTGATATCTTCTTAAAAGATAAACACAAAAGACATTATCTTCAACATAGAATAAACATTTATAATGTTAGAGTCATAACATGAAGTGCTTAAGACCACATGTTTTTATCGTTTGTCAAAGTGAAAGTTTGTTAGATGAAGATATATAAACAAAATCTATGTGTTAGTCGGTCTGACAAAACACTTGTGTATGTCTCAAGATctaatattaatttgaaataaatgaacTTTTGCTCtagaaattaaaacaacaataaacactaaattttttttgatatctaaattagtttctattattgataaatagtttctaaattggtatctaattagctacccaaggttttagaaactatttatcaataatacaacaattttaaaacaagaataaaCACTACTAGCAAATcactaaataaaaacaaattttatagacaaaaaataattagttgttatattgactaaattagatactattttatagactttttttaatatctaaattaatttttattattgataaatattttttaaattggtatctaattagctaccaattatttagattatgtAATGCCCATGACTCATTAATGCCCAATCTCTAATGTTTTGAGTGAGTGGGGAAGGTAAAATGTAGAAAATAGAGCATATGATGGTTTTTACTTGGAAGAGCGTTGAACGTGTTTGGCTGAGCCTTTAAATTTCTTGAAcctattaattttgaaaatgggagattttattttcaaaaatgtattttaattgTTCAATTGTTTTAGTACTTTTACAACCACATTTTGCCCCACATTTCCTATCTCTTACGCGTTAGGTTAGGTCCATGCATCAAGTTTCAATGTAGTTGTAGTAAATCGTGTTTATTATTACTAGCGAAAACATACTTTCACCCCTATGTATcggcattttttatttttatcattacaaTACACGTGACACTATCAATCAACattaatcatgaaaaatattatatacaaaagaagaaaatataatgaaatatgtTTATCTTTTCTTTGTCTTGGACCCGCAAAGAGACTTAGTCAAATTGTTCCTATCCTTTACCACCACCGTCAACCACTTCCCCTCCATATCCTCCATCACCCCCCGTATTCTTAACCCTCtcaatcaaatcccaaaacGTAAGTGTTCCACTTGTTTGTTCTTCCCTCTCCCGATCCATTTTCTCATTCCTTTTGCTCATAGACTAATGCGTCTTCCCTTTTCTCCCTAAGCCCTCTCTTTCTCATATACTAACCCCTCTCACTCCCACCGACACACTTTTATTTGGTACGTTTCTccctttcatttttttattcaatgaacAAAATCCTACTATTcttttttttgttgttattttctttaatagTTTTGTTATATGTTTGATTAAATTGTTGTCTTCATATATTTTATGACGTTATTTGTGTCAgtacaataataacaatattatcaTCATACAATGTCAAAGACAtgcataaatgaataaaaaaagaagTAAATTCAGACATTGCATTTCCATCTTCtactttataattgaaaaacaagACTTACTGGTTGATTTCGTGGTTCTGGATGGAAACTACGATTtctcatattttaaatttgaatatgaaaatagaaaatgaaaaaaacagaaaaaaaaaatacaattgtgCAATGCTTCTCAACAAGCCTCATTTTGCAATgtttagttttgaatttttttttttgaatttaatttttttttttaatttaaaaatagtgtTATCTCTTCTGTTATTCTTttgagatataaaattaaaattgttcacaaaatgacaaatatcttctctcatatatttttaaaataataaaataaaatataattatgaagaaaaattgaaataaaataaaatgacagtTAAAGAGGGAAATTCCCCTTATATAGGTATAAATTATGTGTTGTTGTTGAATTAGATGTGAACAACAAAGAGATTTATTTGGTGTTATTTATTTGTCCTTATCaaagtttaaaataatgttaattattttttattaactatattcttgtttttatttaatctttaatGAATGTATACTTTATGAAGTAGAAACAAAAATCAGATGATTATTTAAAAAACGTAACAGTGCCTTTCCTTTTGAATGTAATAACTTATTAGCATtaaattactttaatttcttaataaatgttgTAAAGATATGAGTTGGGAAGAGTGTTTTTCATAAGTAGATAAATAAATTTGGTGCAGGAAATCCAACAGAGAATCAAGAGAGTAGTTGATTTATGGGGACCAAATGGTAGTGAACCTGCACAAGCTGATTATAAAGATGAGATGGCGAAAATGAGAAAAGCTATTGTTGATTTCCACGGTGAAATGGTTCTCTTAGTAAATTATAGCAACATCAATTACACAGGTACCATGTTCTAAACTTCATATTACACaataatttgttaatatataagatagtgaaaaatgttaatttaaaCAATGGTATAGTGAAACACATGAGTTTATTACTTTTCAAAATTATCTATCTCTTCACatgaaaaatgttattttaacaaGTATATACTTAAAGACATCAGTTtactaattttcaaaattatctatctccataaataaaaaatgttattttgacAATTATATAGTTAGTACATCAATTTATAATCTTTCAAAATTTCTCTCTCTTCACTTAGATTTATATTTCAGTAAAAAAGATAATTTCTCTTCCTATCTTTAACCGTGGTAATATAGAACAATTTAGTGATTGTCTACCTATCAGCACACTAAGATAATTTAAAGTAGCTAATAACAAATGATTGCATAAAGTGAGAACAATGAAATCTGTAGGATTGGCTAAAATTATGAAGAAATATGACAAGAGGACAGGGGGGCTTCTGCGTTTGCCATTCATTCAGAAAGTGCTGGAGCAGCCCTTTTTCAGAACAGATCTAATTTCAAAACTTGTGAAGGAATGTGAATGCATAATTGATGCAGTGTTCCCAGCTGAGAAAGAAGCAGAAAGAGCAAAGGAAGCAAAAGAGGCCATCACAGTAGCAGAAGAAGGGATATTCAGAAACACAGTGGCAGCTTTACTTACAATGCAAGAGATGAGAAAAGGTAGCTCCACACAGAGTCCTTTTTCCTTGCCTCCCCTCAACTTGCCAGACTCTGATCTCATCCAATCCATACAGCTCAATGCTGCAGTTCCCATTGTGTAGTGAAACACTGATGATGTATTAGAAACTTTTGGCTACAGCCACAACACAGTTTCTTTGGTTCACAAAATAGATAGAAGCATAGTTAGGATGATATAATGGGATGAAGACAATTTAGTAGTCATTAAtgaatcaatattaatataaatatatacaatatgcTTTTGATGAAGAAGTAACACACCAGTTACATGAAATGAGTAGGGAGTCATTTCAAGGTTTTTTAGTAATGATTGGTTAggatatttttacattttatttcaCTGTGATATGGTCAACAAATTGGGTTTTCAAAGTATTACAAATAAAACAACTATCTTATGTAAGTTCAGTTGGCATGTTATCTTTATGTTTCCCCCAAATACTTCACGAAAACTCAAGCTTGCTTTCTCTTCAATTTTAACACCTAACATATATTAACGGTAAgaactaaacaaaaaataacttttatcaaaattgtaccgaccagtcctcggacatCGTTGACTgctagtaatggtgggccacgtaagctagGTTCCACAAGCGGCATGAGCCAGTGTCTCGCAAGCGGCACGAGCCAGGGTGTCGATTAGTGGTCGGATGTCGATCACCAGGGTGTGCCGACGTGTCCTCGGCAACAGAGTGAGGCCTATGTGACATCGGGCATCGGCGACTCAAACAACTGAATTGGACCACGAAAGGTGGGTCCCAGAAAGCACATCAGTTATCAGTAAAACGCCCAGAAGTAGGGGGAAGCCTAGGTCACAAGGTgcccatgcgtgtggtgtggattGCGCAAATGGGCGCGACACGAGTACAGAGTCTTGGAAGCCACGAAGGCCTATGAGGGTTAGGGTTTCCTagggaagctgcatgcatggcacgtgaacaacttgatggagatcaagtaaAAGAGGATTtcattaatggaggaagaggccatccaccaaagcatttaaagttcttccttctagtcttctcaaaaataaagaagaaattaaataaagagaggaccaagcctaaaagaagactacaagcattcaagaatgggctccaattaatatctctctttgtaatttcttttgtataaatttgtaaataaaatagaaatagcTTTAGGAAGGTGCCAAGAGGGAAACCAaaaagacacctcttttgtaaagtaCCTTAGCCACATAGTTTGTAGGAAAAAGCTAGAAGAAGTGATTCTTCTTTATTCCTTCTCTTTAGGCTCTAGTTTGGGAAGGGACTAGAAGAATGACCTTTCAAGCTCCTTCTCTTTTGTACATTTGTGACCAAccctctctattataaaaggggtgcttgggtctttgaaataacaagttgaaattgatttttgaaagtaaagaatctctaccaaattggtgagtgagtgtgagagacttgtgtcttctcctcttctagtTTTATCTTGGGAGATCTTGGGCTCTCAAGTTGCGGAAACACTTATCTTAAAGTCAATCCACCCCTTCAAGTGGCATGCACAATTCCAAgagcttcatccacataagtccattttccccttcactttccaaattacccatttttgttctacttgtttgttttcactttcaattggtgcaatctcttccttatgatgtcctctttcatttgctgcagttatattcaattttaatcaatGCAAATGGGTTGTTCTTTCTGTTTTGGTCACGACCTCCATGGGTATAAatgctatatgttgtgttcttgagtttctatccatgggtttATTGTTCTTGATGGGTTTCTATGCgagtttggcttggttcttgtgttttggtgagttcttgaatgattaagaacattgatccaattcttaaaaagtgcctaatcatattccaactcttattgaatccataacatgttcatattatATCCATACCATGATATGATATCAATAACATGGTatggatatgatatgaacatgttatggattcaataagagttggaatatgattacgcaatttttaagaattggatcaatgttattaatcattcaagaactcaccaaaacacaagaaccaagccaaactcacatagaaaccccGTTGGGTAAGTTATGCTTAGAAGTTggaataaagcaggtgttcgcatcagtcgagcacccccaaacgaatgggcaggtcgagtctgccaacaGAGTCTTGCTCggaggtctgaagagaaggcttgagaaggcCAAAGAAacctgggcagaggaggttctTAGAATTGTGttggcttaccacaccactccccagtCCATCACCagagagacacccttcagcttggtgtatgggtcggatgcgatgattcccgtggagatccaggagagctcgccacaCTTCTAGAATTTCgtggctgaagaatccaacgaggagagaaaggtgaacctgaCCAACTGGATGAAGttagggaggaagcaagaattAAAGCTAAAGCtttaaagagaagggtggagtacaagcaCAGCTCAAAGCTGAAGCCTCGCtagttccaggtcgccgacctCGTGATGCGGAAGACCCACCCATATCAgttagagaacaagttgtcccccaagtggactggtccttttagagtgacagaggcccttgggaGTGAGGCATACAGGCTTGAGACGCTGGAGGGAGGCGCGATTCCTCGTACATGGAATGCGACCAACCTTAAGTTTTACTTTAGTTAAACTTTAACATTGTACATAGTTCttaggggacgctctttttcccttataaggattttttaatgaggtcacccaataaatttcGTTTGAAGTATATTCTCTTATTTTTGTACAATGCAGTTATGAACCgttcccttgcgttagaggtctcgagagCGGGAAAGGTAagttcgcagagaacacctccccctcgagtgagaacgccaaggttgaacgaaatggTTCACCAGAGAAATCCTccttcgcctttgagcgaagatGACGTTAGATACGAACCGTTCctttgcgttagaggtctcgggagcgggaaaggtaggttcgcagagaacgcctccccctcgagtgagaacgccaaggttgaacgaaatggTGCAGCAGAAAAATCCTCTTTCTCCTTTGAGCGGAGATGGAGTCAGTTATAAGTTgtcccttgggttagaagtcttGAGAGCGGGAGaggtaggttcgcagagaacacctccccctcgagtgagaacaccAAGTTTGAACAGCGCAGTTCACAGTTAAATCCTCCCCTGATTTCAAGCAAGGGCGAGGTCAGTTCAAAACCTTCCCCatgggttagaagtctcaagGGTGGGCAGGATGGTTCGCGGAGAACGCCTCCCTCCCCTTCAAGTGAGAACACCAGGGGAAAGAAATAAGGTTCGCTAGTTAAATCCTCCCTTGACTTTGTACAACACAATCTCTCATTGGGCTAGAAGTCTCGAGACTGGGCAGGATGGTTCGTGGAGAACACCCCCTCTCTCGAGTGAGAGCACCGTAATGGAGACAATGCGGTCCAGAAGGTGAGTTTTCCCCAAACCCATGGAGGACAGAAAGGGAGCAGGCACTAATTTCTCCTTGGGCCAAGAAACTCGAAGTGGGATAGCGCGAAGTGCGCCTCCCTCTTGAGCGAGACCGCCAAGGCGAGGACAGCAGAGCTCGCAAACGGTATCAATAAAGTATCTCCTTGCTCAGTAAGGTAGGAGTGAAGTCAGTTAGAAGGTCTCTTTCTGCCATGCCTTATGAAGCAGGTTCGAAGAGCGACCGCCATAAGTTTCCTCACCTTTGTGTTTGAGGGTGAGGTCAGTTACAGGTTAGTGTGCAAACCCCCGCTGGCTAATGAAGAGTATACGGTAGGGCGGGGGCAAGTAAGTGTGCTACCTAAGATTCAAGCATTCGTCAAAAGGCGTTGTTAGAAGTGTCAGCGCGAGGCGCAACAGTTAATGATCGAAGACGAAGAATGAAAATTGAGGCGAAGCATTCAATAGGTCAAGATCAAGAAAATAGTtcaagcagttaaaggtttaAAGGTTTAAAGCAGCTAAACAGTTTAGACAGTTGAAAGCAAGCAAAGCATTTAAAAATAGAAGAGTGCACATTGTTCATCAGAGGACCAAATACAAACTAAGAAGGAGGGGCCCTAGGCACGACCTGCCCATCTACGACACGATTCGACGTCGCGAAGGGTGAGGTGTCCATCTCAGGATGCACACAGGCAACCTGAGCAAGGGCATCCTCGAACCCCGCATCATAGGCGTGAGGAGGACTCTCCTTGTCACGCCACTAAAGCTCACCCAGAGGTTCTTCCTGGGGCTCTTGGCttcaaagaaatgaaggaagacGTCCACGGAAGGAGGgtgcccaaagtggttgcacAATATAGTGAACGCCCTCatgaaggcccagctgttgggatgcagcTAGGTGGGGGCCACATTGATCTTCGTTAGCAACGCCCTCTCGAAGCCAGTGAATGGGAGATGGAGTTTGATCCGTTTAAAGACAGTTaagtaaaagaagaagaagtgatatgattccaataacatgatggAAATATGATatggacatgttatggattcaacaagagttgaaatatgattaggcactttttaagaattggatcaatgttcttaacattcaagaactcaccaaaacacaaaaatcaagccaaactcacatagaaacccattttgaacaacaaacccatggatagaaactcaagaacacaacatatagcatttatacccatggaggacgtgaccaaaacaacaagaacaaccaatttgcaccgattaaaattgaatataagtgcagcaaatgaaagagaacatcataaggaagagattgcaccgattgaaagtgaaagcaaacaagtagaaaaaaaatgggtaatttggaatgaagggaaaatggacttatttggatgaagctcttggaatgtgcacgccacttgaaggatggttggcttcaagatgagtgttgttgccgccacttgagagcccaagaattcactcaagataagactagaagagaagaagacacaagtctctctcaatcactcaccaatttggtagaggttcaatactcacaaaatcaatctttttatttcaaagacctaagcaccccttttataatagagagggctggtcacaaagtacaagagaagcttttgaAAGGTCACCTTCCAAATCCTTctattctagcgcctaaaggagtgtgaaaagaCAACTTTCTAGTTTCTTCCTAAAAACTAACGCCTAAGGTACTTACAAAAGGGGTGTCTTTTTGGTTTGCCTCTTAgtaccttcctaaacactactcctatatgttttacaaatttatacaaaagaaattacaaagaaagatattaattggagcccattcttgaatgcttgtagtcttcttgttggctttgggcttgatcctctctttatttaattcttctttaattttttagaagagtagaaggaagaactttaaatgtttggttGGATGGCCtattcctccattagtaaaatcctcttcTTTTTTATCTCCATCAAGAAGGGCTCTCCATCGTTGGCCCGGTCATTGGCGCACACGAGTTTGCCCTTCGCACTGGGACGAACCGAGACATATGCGTCGCTCTCTCTCCCAAATACCCGTCCCTTGCAGTCGGGCTCCCCTTCCCGATGCTTCCTCATGTCCTCGCTAGAGTTGAGAGGAGGTCTCAGCGAGAAGCTCAGTAGAGGCCCAGGGGTACAAGGCTCTGTAATCTACGTTGGGTGGAGGGTTGGAAGTGGTTTTCGTTCGAGCCATCTCGAAGAAAGCtaaaaaagcaagaaaagaaaagaaaaaaatgaaggtTTAGAAGAAGGAGATGGCGTAACTTAGTAAAACCAGAAAAAACCCCACACTCGAAGAAAACCAGAAAAATAGAGGAACAGAGGAATAAACATAGATAAACCTAAAATGCAGAAATTTAAACAGTCTCAGGCAGTTATCAAGCAGCGAAATCATAGAACAGGGGCGATAAATggataaaaatcatacctttgattgATGAGAGTTGAAAGTTCTGGTTTTTCGCAAGAGAGAAAGCAAGAGTGTTcgaagaagaaaatg harbors:
- the LOC137819629 gene encoding SPX domain-containing protein 3, which gives rise to MKFGKRLKQQIQESLPEWRDKYLSYKELKKLVRLISEAPTLLNGSFEYGKTENEFMCLLNNDIDKFNGFFMEKEEDFIIRHMEIQQRIKRVVDLWGPNGSEPAQADYKDEMAKMRKAIVDFHGEMVLLVNYSNINYTGLAKIMKKYDKRTGGLLRLPFIQKVLEQPFFRTDLISKLVKECECIIDAVFPAEKEAERAKEAKEAITVAEEGIFRNTVAALLTMQEMRKGSSTQSPFSLPPLNLPDSDLIQSIQLNAAVPIV